One genomic window of Chloroflexota bacterium includes the following:
- a CDS encoding branched-chain amino acid ABC transporter substrate-binding protein, producing MKKRWFILFAVVMIAVLALAACGQKSTYKCDDPYGCVNIGPNDPIKMGVAVVLSGPNESLGVDEVGGVEIAVDDFTAANKDWLGKHTIQVVKEDAQCSAEGGQTAAQKLAADKSIVGVIGTACSSAGEPASKILSDAHIVMISPSNTAPSLTDPKTHAECYLRTAHNDKVQGKAVAEFAYNVLGARTMATIHDGSPYAEQLQQVACDVFTQLGGKCVAQEAINVGDTDMRPVLTKIAASKPDVLYYPIFIQEGALITQQAKEVPGLEKTVLMGSDGMISPDFIKAAGEAAEGMYLSGPAAVNNAEFNKKYEAKYGQEPPSAFHLHAYDAAMMLLDAIKKVAVVEKDGTIHIPRKALCQALFSTKDFKGLTGTLTCNQYGDCADPKININQIQNGKYVPVWPKK from the coding sequence GGCGGCCTGCGGTCAGAAGTCCACTTATAAGTGTGACGACCCCTACGGCTGTGTCAACATTGGCCCCAACGACCCGATCAAGATGGGCGTGGCGGTGGTGTTGAGCGGCCCCAATGAATCGCTGGGCGTGGACGAAGTGGGCGGCGTGGAAATCGCCGTGGACGACTTCACCGCGGCCAACAAGGATTGGTTGGGCAAGCACACCATCCAGGTGGTGAAGGAAGATGCTCAGTGCTCCGCTGAGGGCGGTCAGACTGCTGCTCAGAAACTGGCAGCCGACAAGTCCATTGTGGGCGTGATCGGGACGGCCTGCTCCAGCGCGGGTGAGCCTGCTTCCAAGATCCTCTCGGATGCTCACATTGTGATGATTTCGCCTTCCAACACGGCCCCTTCGCTGACCGACCCGAAGACGCATGCCGAGTGCTACCTGCGCACTGCCCACAACGACAAAGTGCAGGGTAAGGCTGTGGCTGAATTTGCCTACAACGTCTTGGGTGCCCGCACCATGGCGACCATCCACGACGGCAGCCCCTATGCCGAGCAGCTGCAGCAAGTGGCTTGCGACGTCTTCACCCAACTGGGCGGCAAGTGCGTGGCTCAGGAAGCCATCAACGTCGGCGACACCGACATGCGCCCAGTGCTGACCAAGATTGCGGCCAGCAAGCCCGACGTCCTCTACTACCCGATCTTCATCCAGGAAGGCGCCCTGATTACCCAGCAGGCGAAAGAGGTGCCCGGCCTCGAGAAGACCGTGCTGATGGGCTCCGACGGCATGATTTCGCCGGACTTCATCAAGGCGGCAGGCGAAGCGGCTGAGGGCATGTACCTCTCCGGCCCCGCAGCGGTGAACAATGCCGAGTTCAACAAGAAATACGAGGCCAAATACGGTCAGGAACCGCCCAGCGCTTTCCACCTGCATGCTTACGACGCGGCGATGATGCTGCTCGATGCCATCAAGAAGGTGGCGGTGGTGGAGAAAGACGGCACCATCCACATTCCGCGCAAGGCGCTCTGCCAGGCCCTCTTCAGCACCAAGGACTTCAAGGGCCTGACCGGCACGCTCACCTGCAACCAGTACGGTGACTGCGCTGACCCGAAGATCAACATCAACCAGATTCAGAATGGCAAGTACGTCCCGGTGTGGCCTAAGAAGTAA